A DNA window from Caretta caretta isolate rCarCar2 chromosome 7, rCarCar1.hap1, whole genome shotgun sequence contains the following coding sequences:
- the LOC142072884 gene encoding uncharacterized protein LOC142072884 translates to MQSSSAQVTMMESQNRKRALAWTEREVRDLIAVWGEESVLSELRSSFRNAKTFVKISQGMKDRSHNRDPKQCRVKLKELRQAYQKTREVNSRSGSEPQTCRFYDELHAILGGSATTTPAVLFDSFNGDGGNMEAGFGDEEDDDDEEVVDSSQQASGETGFPDSQELFLTLDLEPVPPKPTQGCLLDPAGGEGTSAACVSMITGSSPSQRLVKLRKKKKRTRDEMFSELMLSSHTDRAQTNAWRQIMSECRKAQNDREERWRAEESKWWAEDRAEAQMWRQRDERRQDSMLRLLQDQTSMLQCMVELQQRQLEHRLPLQPLCNQPPSSPSSIASTPRRPRTRWGGLRPTSHSTTEDCPKKRRLSFNKF, encoded by the exons atgcagagctcatcagcacaggtgaccatgatggagtcccagaatcgcaaaagagctttagcatggaccgaacgggaggtacgggatctgatcgctgtttggggagaggaatccgtgctatcagaactccgttccagttttcgaaatgccaaaacctttgtgaaaatctcccagggcatgaaggacagaagccataacagggacccgaagcagtgccgcgtgaaactgaaggagctgaggcaagcctaccagaaaaccagagaggtgaacagccgctctgggtcagagccccaaacatgccgcttctatgatgagctgcatgccattttagggggttcagccaccactaccccagccgtgttgtttgactccttcaatggagatggaggcaatatggaagcaggttttggggacgaagaagatgatgatgatgaggaggttgtagatagctcacagcaagcaagcggagaaaccggttttcccgacagccaggaactgtttctcaccctagacctggagccagtaccccccaaacccacccaaggctgcctcctggacccagcaggcggagaagggacctctg ctgcatgtgtttcaatgatcacaggatcttctccttcccagaggctagtgaagcttagaaagaaaaaaaaacgcactcgcgatgaaatgttctccgagctcatgctgtcctcccacactgacagagcacagacgaatgcgtggaggcaaataatgtcagagtgcaggaaagcacaaaatgaccgggaggagaggtggcgggctgaagagagtaagtggtgggctgaagacagggctgaagctcaaatgtggcggcagcgtgatgagaggaggcaggattcaatgctgaggctgctgcaggaccaaaccagtatgctccagtgtatggttgagctgcagcaaaggcagctggagcacagactgccactgcagcccctctgtaaccaaccgccctcctccccaagttccatagcctccacacccagacgcccaagaacgcggtgggggggcctccggccaaccagccactccaccacagaggattgcccaaaaaaaagaaggctgtcattcaataaattttaa
- the GPX1 gene encoding glutathione peroxidase 1 — MAAGRLAGLQARPLGAAEPLALGSLLGRVLLVSNVASLUGTTARDFAQLSELQRRYGPGLAVLAFPCNQFGHQENATNEEILLSLKHVRPGNGYEPNFTMFEKCDVNGANAHPLFTFLKEALPFPHDDPMSLMTNPQYIIWSPVCRNDISWNFEKFLIGRDGVPFKRYSRHFETIKIQDDIEKLLQHVP, encoded by the exons ATGGCGGCTGGGCGGCTAGCTGGGCTGCAGGCGCGGCCGCTGGGCGCGGCGGAACCGCTGGCGCTGGGCTCGCTCCTGGGCCGCGTACTGCTGGTGAGCAACGTGGCGTCGCTCTGAGGCACCACGGCCCGGGACTTCGCTCAGCTCAGCGAGCTGCAGAGGCGCTACGGGCCCGGGCTGGCCGTGCTGGCCTTCCCCTGTAACCAGTTCGGCCACCAG GAGAACGCTACCAATGAGGAGATTCTACTTTCGTTAAAGCATGTCCGCCCTGGCAATGGTTATGAGCCGAACTTCACCATGTTTGAGAAGTGTGATGTGAACGGGGCAAATGCTCACCCACTCTTCACTTTCCTGAAAGAGGCACTGCCTTTCCCACATGATGATCCAATGTCGCTGATGACCAACCCGCAGTACATCATCTGGTCTCCAGTGTGCAGGAATGACATCTCCTGGAACTTCGAGAAATTCCTCATTGGGCGTGATGGCGTGCCTTTCAAGCGCTACAGCAGGCACTTCGAAACGATCAAGATCCAAGATGATATTGAAAAGCTCCTTCAGCATGTCCCGTAG